The region TCCCCTCTATAAAGAGGGGTTAGGGGTGTGTTGAAAATACGGGCATAGAGGGGTTGTTATAAAGATTTCGTCATTTATAGGTTTGTCATGCCGGCTTGTCCGGCATCTTTCTTAAGAAGGATTCCCGACAAGCGGGAATGACAGCCGAAAGGCAAAAGTGTTCCCATGCGGATTCAAGTTATAAACTTAAACCCGCAATAAAATAAATCCCATGACAACCATCTCTGATAAAAAAATCACTCTCCTTTTCCTTGTCATATTTGCGATAGTCCTTGCGGGAACTGCCTTTGCCCAGTCAGAGGATGAGGCATTGAAACTTTATCAGGAAGGGCAAGAGGCACAAAAAAACGGCAAGTATCAGGAGGCGCTCGGATATTTTGGAAGGTCATTAAGAATCTTTTGTGCATTAAACCTTAATTTTGGAATTGAAATGTTTGGGTTCAAGTTGTAAACTTGAGCCACAGAAATGGAGGGGAAAATGCTATTAAAAGTATGCAAATATTTTCTGTTAATTTTTAATTTTTTAATTATTACAGGCTGTGCAACATCTCCATATGGCAAAGATGCAACTGTCGGTTGGTTTCATGGTGGAGACTACAAAATCCGTGTTATTACAACACCAGAAGGAGCACGTGTCTATGCAGATGGAAATTATGTTTGCATGTCACCATGCTCAGTCATGGCATACACCGCCCAAGTGCTCTCAATCACAAAACCCATTTCTTCTCCCAAAACTATTCGGATAGAAAAAGAAGGTTACTTAACTCGTGAGATACAACTTAATTCTCGTTGGGATCTGGAAAAATTTGGGATTCTTCGTTTAACTCTCTCCCAAATGGATCAAAAAATTAATAAATTATCTGATATTTCATCTCAAATCCCTGTCTCCACCCTCTGGCGTGCACCCCGTATAACAAGAGTGCTGTCAGTGGGCGTAGGAAATTTCAGGGATGCCTCCATCCCGCAGGTTGAAAATGCCGCATCTGATGCCCGGTATTTTTCATCATTTGCACAGTCAGTAGGCATCCCGCAGGAAAATATCACATCCCTTTCCAATGAACAGGCAACACGCAGTGATATTACAGACGCAATTCTCAAATTAAAGATGGCGACTACAGAATCCTCTGAAACGGCCATTCTCTATTTTTCAGGTCATGGAGCGCCTGTAGTCAAAGACGGCAATGTCATAGATGCCGCACTTGTCCCCTATGATGCCAGAGAAAGCAGTCTTGAATTTACAGGCATAAGACTGTCCACCCTGAAAGAAATGCTCTCCAATACCAGAGGCAACTGGATTGTGATTCTTGATGCCTGTTTTACCGGCAAAGAAGGCAGAAGCCTTATGGCAAAGAACATTAAAGGAATAACAATAGTGCCAAAGGGATTTAAGGCTGTTCAGGATACAGGCGAGAATTCCTGGTGGGTGACAGCCACAAGCAGCGACAACTTTGCCAATGACTTTTCAAAGGAAAAACGTGGGCTTTTTACCTACTATTTTGTCAAGGCGCTTGCCGGCGAAAAAGGAGTTGATGCAAACAAAGACGGTCTTATCAGCCTGAAAGAGGCATTTGACTGGACAAGGGCAGAGGTACGGGATGTCTCTGCAAAGTCACTCGGCCGCCCGCAGATTCCTGAACTGATTGGCGAGGGCGATGTAATACTTACCATGCCAAAACAATGAAGATATCTTGCCGAATTTTGATTTTTGCTTTTTCTCTTTTTACGAATATCTGATTAAGGAGGAATCATGAAAAAAGTATTTCTCACATTATTTTTGACCCTGGTTTTAACTGCAAATCTCTACGCCGCGCAGTCCACTATCACTGAATCCGAGGGCTATTCATGCATGGGCGAAGACAAGTCAAGGAAGCAAACCGAGCAGACAGCAATGGCTGATGCAAAGAGGAATGCAGTTGAATATGCCGCAACTTATATCAAGAGCGAAACGCAGGTCAAAGATTTTGAGCTTCAGAAGGATTTGATTGAAGCTTATTTAAGGGCGTCTGTGAAGGTAATTCAGGAGATTAAAAAGGAATGGTACAAAGACGCTTCTGCAGGAGACTGTTTTAAAATTAGAATTAAGGCAGAGGTTATTCCTGATGAAAAGGCAATGGAAAAGGTTGCCAAAAATATACAATCTGACGATGACCCGTCTGCGCCGTTAAGTATTCAGCTTTGGACAGACAAAAAGGAATATAAAAAAGGTGAGATGG is a window of Nitrospirota bacterium DNA encoding:
- a CDS encoding caspase family protein, giving the protein MLLKVCKYFLLIFNFLIITGCATSPYGKDATVGWFHGGDYKIRVITTPEGARVYADGNYVCMSPCSVMAYTAQVLSITKPISSPKTIRIEKEGYLTREIQLNSRWDLEKFGILRLTLSQMDQKINKLSDISSQIPVSTLWRAPRITRVLSVGVGNFRDASIPQVENAASDARYFSSFAQSVGIPQENITSLSNEQATRSDITDAILKLKMATTESSETAILYFSGHGAPVVKDGNVIDAALVPYDARESSLEFTGIRLSTLKEMLSNTRGNWIVILDACFTGKEGRSLMAKNIKGITIVPKGFKAVQDTGENSWWVTATSSDNFANDFSKEKRGLFTYYFVKALAGEKGVDANKDGLISLKEAFDWTRAEVRDVSAKSLGRPQIPELIGEGDVILTMPKQ
- a CDS encoding DUF4384 domain-containing protein — protein: MKKVFLTLFLTLVLTANLYAAQSTITESEGYSCMGEDKSRKQTEQTAMADAKRNAVEYAATYIKSETQVKDFELQKDLIEAYLRASVKVIQEIKKEWYKDASAGDCFKIRIKAEVIPDEKAMEKVAKNIQSDDDPSAPLSIQLWTDKKEYKKGEMVKVYVKGNKPFYARVLYKDAGGELLQLLPNPYRKDNYFNGGVIYEIPSGNDKFDLEVSSPFGEENVVIYASTSPLGELNLKSEGGVYQIKTKASDVGDKTRGITFKEKTGDKATQASEFFEEKAVVRTGQR